In the Bacillus sp. HSf4 genome, CCAAAAGAGAATGATGGGAAAGTCTTTTTGATAAAGCGGGGTATAGGGAAATATCAAATGCTCCAGTTTATCATCTTCAAACATATCGACCACATCCACTCCAATTTAGTTTTTGGCCTTCCCGGGAAGGGACAGCGACCATCTTCATAACAAAATATGCCGCAGCTATTGAGTTGATAGGGCGAAAAAATGAATTATCTGTCAAATAATAAGATGGAAAGATCAAGCTGTCCGCTAATATTCCATCTTTTGAAAAATAAGGTATTCGATGAAACCATCTTATTAAATCGAGGCGGGGCTGTATAGGTCATTTCGATCTAGTATGTTTTGCGGATATGATATCGACAGACTGGAATTAAAATCAATTTCCTATTTAACTAAATTACCCTATAGTGTAATCTTAAAAAGAATACAAGGACATTTAGGCCATTCGAATGAAAAAATGAATTTGTGGAAAAAAGAGGTTCGCCATGGAAATGGGGTATCGGCAGATGGGATGCCAGCTGCCGCAAGCTTCGGTTTGTTTGGATAACACTAAAAGGGGGGGGGGATAGCATGCAGGTCAGCATAAATGAATATCCGGTTCCGGATCTTGCATCAGGTCCGTATGGAATCGCTTCATGTACGGACGGACATATTTGGTTTACGGAGCAAAAGGGAAATCGGATCGGCAGGATGAAGCCTTCCGGAGAAATGATAGAATACGCTGTTCCGACTGCGAATGCAGGCGTGTCGATTATCGTTCAGGGGACAGACGGCAATCTATGGTTTACAGAATATAAAGCGGGCAAAATCGGGACCATCACGGCTCAAGGCGTGATCGCCGAATACCCCCTTCCGGCCGGAGCGGCGCCGTTTGGGGTCGCTGAAGGACCAGACGGCGCCATCTGGTATACGGATATGGGGAATCATCAAATCGGCAGGATGTCGCCATCGGGGCATGTTACACAGTATGGGCTGCCAAGTCCGGGATCATTCCCTTCGTTTATTGTGAAAGGGTCTGACGGAGCGCTTTGGTTTACACAGAATCAAAGCAATTCGATCGGCCGGATCACGGTGAACGGAGATATTTCTGAATACCCGATTCCGAAGACGCAATCCGGTCCTGTCGGCATCACATCGGGCCCTGACGGAGCATTGTGGTTTACGGAAATTAACGGAAATCAAATCGGAAGGATCACTGCATCCGGAACCATCAGCGAATTTCAGATTCCATCCGAAAATGCCCGCCCCCATGCGATTACTGCCGGCGGAGACGGGGCGCTGTGGTTTACGGAATGGGGAACCGGTCAAATCGGACGAATCACAGTGGATGGAAAAATAACAGAATATCCGATTCCGACGAAGCACTCCGAGCCCCACGGCATTGCTGCCGGACCTGACAAATCGATCTGGTTTGCAGAAGAGTGCGGCCAAATCGGCCGGATCACGTTTTAAAGCACGCCTATCATCAGATGGGCGTGCTTTTTTGAATGTTCTTTTTCTCATCTATATTTTCGGGATGTTTTTTCCCATTTTTGACGTAATAAATCAAGTAGCATGCCGCCATAAAAGGCACACCGCAAAAAAGGGCGATCCGCTGGTTCGGATCAAAGGCGATGCCGATGCAGGACGCCAGGCACAAGAGAAATGCGGCAATCGGCACGGCCGGATAAAGCGGTGTCCTGTACTTTAAAGCGTCTGCGTTGTTTCCTTCAGATAAAAAGCGTCTGCGAAACATGTATTGTGAGGCAGCGATACTCATCCAGACAACAACCACGGCAAACCCTGAAATCGACACAAGGACAATGTAAACCGAGTCGGGAGCAAAGACGCTCGAAAGAAGCGATAAAATTCCTCCGATCATGCTGAAGATCAGTGCGTTAAACGGTATCCCCTTTGACGTCAGCTTCCGAAAAGCAGGATGGAGCGTGTTTTCTTTGGAGAGCGACCACAGCATCCGGGAACAGGCGTATAAGCCTGAATTGGCCGCGGAAAGCAAAGCCGTCAGAATGACAAAGTTCATGATATCAGCGGCAAATGGCACGCCGATGCGGTCAAAGACAACCACGAAAGGGCTTTTGACGACGCCGGCTTCTTTTATCGGAATCAGGCATGAGAGCACGAAGATCGTACCGATGAAGAAAAGCACCAGCCTCCAAATCGTTGTTTTGATGGCTTTGGGAATGTTTTTTTCCGGGTCGGCGCTTTCCCCGGCCGCGATCCCGATCAATTCCGTTCCTGAAAAGGCAAAATTCACAGAAAGCATCGCCATAAAAATGGGAAGCATACCGTTTGGAAATAGTCCGCCTTCTCCGGAAAAGTTTGATAACAGCGGGGCGGAATCGCCATTTTGTAAGGGAATAACGCCGAATATCGCTGAACCGCCTAAAATAATAAACAATAAAATGGCTAACACTTTAATGCTGGAAAACCAAAATTCCGACTCGGCGAAAAATTTCACTGAGAAAGCATTCAACAGGAAAATCAAGGCGGCGAAAACGGCGCTCCACATCCAGACTGAAGTATGCGGGAACCAGCGCTGCATCAATAATCCGGCTGCGGTGAATTCCGAGCCGAGGGCGACGGCCCAGGTCAGCCAGTAAAGCCAGGCGACCGTGAATCCCGTGCCGGGGCCGATGAATTTGGCGGCATACATATGAAACGACCCTGTGACAGGCATTGCGACCGATAATTCGCCGAGACAAAGCATGACAAGGTAGACGATCAGGGCGCCGACCAAGTAAGCCAAAATCGTCCCGGCCGGCCCGGCCTGGGAAATTGTATAGCCTGAGCTTAAGAAAAGTCCTGTTCCGATGACACCGCCCAATGAGAGCATCACAAGGTGTCTGCTTTGCATTTTTCTTTGAAAGTTCTGATGATTGCTGTTTGATTGTTCCATCATACCTCCAACTTTCTTGCCCATTCGGCAACAGCATTGATGTCTTCCGGGCTTGTCCGGCAGCAGCCGCCGATCAGCCGTGCGCCTGAGTCGTACCAGAGGCGGGCGCTGTCTCCGAATGATTCGCTGCACGCGGGACCATGCCATGTTTTCGTTTCGGGATCGTACGCTTCCCCGGAGTTCGGATAGGCGATGAGCGGTTTATCCGTATGCTTTTTCATTTCACTGATCAGTGATGGAATGTGTTCGAGCGGCGTACAGTTGATTCCCGCCGCGGCGACTTGTTCTTGCCGGTCAAGCCATTCGGCGCATTCGGCGGCAGGCGTTCCGTCGCTGATGAGGTGGCCGTCTTTTGCACTGAAGCTGATCCACGCATACGTTTGGGGGAATTCTTTTAATAGCTTGACGATGGCTCTCGCTTCTTGAAGACACGGGATCGTTTCACAGGCCAAAATGTCGGCGCCCGCATCAATCAGCGCTCTCATGCGAGGTCTGTGGAAATCGACTAATTCGTCCTCGGATACGCCGTAATCCCCCCTGTACTCTGAACCATCGGCAAGAAAAGCGCCGTAAGGGCCTACTGAAGCGGCAACCAGCGGCTTCGGTCTGCCGTTCCGATTTTCAGGAAGAGACCAAAATTCATCCCGCGCTTCGGTGGCAAGCCGGACGGACTCTTTTATCAGGTGAAGCGCTTCTTCTTCGCTCAGACCGCGCTTTAGAAAGCCTGCAATGGTAGATTGGTAGCTGGCGGTTATCGCGCAATCTGCCCCCGCGCTGAAGTAATCCGCATGCACCTGTTTGATAAGGCCGGGATTTTCGATCAGGATTTTGGCAGACCACAGACTGTCATTCAAATCACAGCCATGGCGTTCAAGCTCTGTGGCCATTGCACCGTCAAGGATGATGAGCGGGAATTGATTCAAGATTGACTGGATGGGATTCATAAAAAAATGAGGTTCTATCGTTCGAACCCCAGCCTCCTTTCAGAGTTTTTAAAAATATATGAAAAATAGTTTAAAAGACGGGATCATTTTTGTCAATTGGTGAAACATGACGAATCCGCAACAGAAACGATCTGTTCATGGTATTCGTGAATCGCGGGATGTGGCGTTTGTCTTCAGGTCAAGCGAGAGCACAAAATCATCCAAAGTAGAAGAGCCTGTTACTTGATTTTTCGGGAGCAGGTTCTTTTTTTGCGGTCAATCAAAGCGGCATCCGAGACAATGATAAAACCGGCTGCTTGTGCATATTTTGAAAAGAGCAGAACGAATGCGAATTCAAAATAGAGAAGGGGAATGGGAGATGAAAAAGTTAATCATCAATGCTGATGATTTTGGTTATTCAAGAGGTGTGAATTACGGAATTATCGATGCCCATAAGCTGGGAATACTGACATCGGCCACATTAATGACGAATATGCCGGGTGCAGGTCATGCCGCCCGCTTGGCCCGTGAATCTCCCGAGTTGGGAGTCGGCGTTCATCTGGTTCTCACTTGCGGGAGGCCGCTTTTGCCCGGTCATCGGACCATTGTCGATGCGCGGGGAAACTTTCGCGATCTCGCCTTTTATCAAGGCGCATATACGATAGATGCTGATGAAGTGTACGACGAATGGAAAGCGCAGATTGAAAAATGCCTTGCTTTTGGCCTTGAGCCCGACCATTTGGACAGCCATCATCACATCAATCGTTATCCGCAGATTTCCGAGGTGTTTTTGGCGCTTGCCAAAGAGTACCGCCTGCCGGTCAGACATAATATCGAGACAGACGTTTTACGAGAAAAAAATGTGAATACCACAGACTTTTTCGCGACGGTTCTCGAAACCGCTTTAAAGGATGATGAAGCTATTGCAGGGCTGTTTCAACACCATGATACAGTTGAGGTCATGACACACCCTGCTTATCTCGATAAGGAGCTGTTGGCGGGCTCTTCCTACACTTATCCGCGGGTCGATGAACTTGAATTTTTAATCGATCCGGATGTCGTCCTCCGTTTGCGGACGCTTGCAGATGTCCAGCTTGTACCTTTCAGAAATCTGACATAAGGAGAAACGCGGTATGAAACATTTTCTGCAGTTATTAGGAAAGTCATTGCTGATCCCGATTGCCGTTCTTCCGATAGCAGGCCTCTTGCTGCGTCTGTCGGCCGAAGACATGCTTGATATTCCGCTCTTTCAGGCGTCAGGCGTGATTTTAAGCAATATGGACGTGCTGATTGCCATCGGCATCGCCATGGGGCTCTCCAAAACCAAAGATAAGGGAATACCCGCACTGACGGGATACTTGGCGATCACCATATTAAAAGAAGGGCTCGGCATCATGAATCAGGACCTTGACATGAGCGTGTTCGGCGGAGTCATCGCCGGTTTGGCGGCCGCTTTCATTTACAATCGCTTTCATGACACACGGCTTCCGAGCATGTTCTCATTTTTTGGCGGAGAAAAGTTTCCGCTGACGATGATCGTTTTGCTCATGATCCCGGCTGCGGGCCTGTTTTCCATCGTCTGGCCTTATGCACAGGCAGCTATCGATACTTTTAGCCAGACGCTTGTGGGGCTCGGCGCTTTCGGGGTGTTCGTTTTCGGTTTTTTGAACCGGTTTTTGCTTCCGTTCGGCCTTCACCATGTGATGAACACGTATGTATATTTTGGTCTTGGTCGGTATCAAACGGTTTCCGGTGAGACGGTCACAGGAGAAATTACGCGGTTTTTAAACGGAGATCCGACAGCCGGGTATTTCCTCGGCGGCTTTTTTATCACGATGATCTTCGGCATCCCGGCGATTGCCTTGGCGATTTCACGCGCCGCCAAAAAACGAAAAAAAGAAACGAAAGCCCTGATGTCG is a window encoding:
- a CDS encoding Virginiamycin B lyase; this translates as MQVSINEYPVPDLASGPYGIASCTDGHIWFTEQKGNRIGRMKPSGEMIEYAVPTANAGVSIIVQGTDGNLWFTEYKAGKIGTITAQGVIAEYPLPAGAAPFGVAEGPDGAIWYTDMGNHQIGRMSPSGHVTQYGLPSPGSFPSFIVKGSDGALWFTQNQSNSIGRITVNGDISEYPIPKTQSGPVGITSGPDGALWFTEINGNQIGRITASGTISEFQIPSENARPHAITAGGDGALWFTEWGTGQIGRITVDGKITEYPIPTKHSEPHGIAAGPDKSIWFAEECGQIGRITF
- the mmuP gene encoding S-methylmethionine permease, with amino-acid sequence MEQSNSNHQNFQRKMQSRHLVMLSLGGVIGTGLFLSSGYTISQAGPAGTILAYLVGALIVYLVMLCLGELSVAMPVTGSFHMYAAKFIGPGTGFTVAWLYWLTWAVALGSEFTAAGLLMQRWFPHTSVWMWSAVFAALIFLLNAFSVKFFAESEFWFSSIKVLAILLFIILGGSAIFGVIPLQNGDSAPLLSNFSGEGGLFPNGMLPIFMAMLSVNFAFSGTELIGIAAGESADPEKNIPKAIKTTIWRLVLFFIGTIFVLSCLIPIKEAGVVKSPFVVVFDRIGVPFAADIMNFVILTALLSAANSGLYACSRMLWSLSKENTLHPAFRKLTSKGIPFNALIFSMIGGILSLLSSVFAPDSVYIVLVSISGFAVVVVWMSIAASQYMFRRRFLSEGNNADALKYRTPLYPAVPIAAFLLCLASCIGIAFDPNQRIALFCGVPFMAACYLIYYVKNGKKHPENIDEKKNIQKSTPI
- the mmuM gene encoding homocysteine S-methyltransferase, with product MNPIQSILNQFPLIILDGAMATELERHGCDLNDSLWSAKILIENPGLIKQVHADYFSAGADCAITASYQSTIAGFLKRGLSEEEALHLIKESVRLATEARDEFWSLPENRNGRPKPLVAASVGPYGAFLADGSEYRGDYGVSEDELVDFHRPRMRALIDAGADILACETIPCLQEARAIVKLLKEFPQTYAWISFSAKDGHLISDGTPAAECAEWLDRQEQVAAAGINCTPLEHIPSLISEMKKHTDKPLIAYPNSGEAYDPETKTWHGPACSESFGDSARLWYDSGARLIGGCCRTSPEDINAVAEWARKLEV
- the chbG gene encoding chitin disaccharide deacetylase; amino-acid sequence: MKKLIINADDFGYSRGVNYGIIDAHKLGILTSATLMTNMPGAGHAARLARESPELGVGVHLVLTCGRPLLPGHRTIVDARGNFRDLAFYQGAYTIDADEVYDEWKAQIEKCLAFGLEPDHLDSHHHINRYPQISEVFLALAKEYRLPVRHNIETDVLREKNVNTTDFFATVLETALKDDEAIAGLFQHHDTVEVMTHPAYLDKELLAGSSYTYPRVDELEFLIDPDVVLRLRTLADVQLVPFRNLT
- a CDS encoding PTS transporter subunit EIIC, translating into MKHFLQLLGKSLLIPIAVLPIAGLLLRLSAEDMLDIPLFQASGVILSNMDVLIAIGIAMGLSKTKDKGIPALTGYLAITILKEGLGIMNQDLDMSVFGGVIAGLAAAFIYNRFHDTRLPSMFSFFGGEKFPLTMIVLLMIPAAGLFSIVWPYAQAAIDTFSQTLVGLGAFGVFVFGFLNRFLLPFGLHHVMNTYVYFGLGRYQTVSGETVTGEITRFLNGDPTAGYFLGGFFITMIFGIPAIALAISRAAKKRKKETKALMSSGAATSMITGITEPIEFTFLFTSPLLYFLHSVYTGLAGAVLCMLGIRHGFSWGAGAIDYLLNLNLSDRGLWIIPVGLLFFALYYVTFYFIITKRNIPLIGREQDALEANTSHPSMAHGILHHIGGPENVLSCDNCMTRLRLKLRDASLADEAMLKDLGAHGVVKIDQHHIQIVIGTKAGNVKKEMETIIEQLPPDEK